A genomic region of Pseudomonas abietaniphila contains the following coding sequences:
- a CDS encoding methyl-accepting chemotaxis protein, with translation MRNNQPITQRERTFPAQQRLISTTDARGVITYCNEAFVEISGFSHDELIKAPHNTVRHPDVPSAVFEHMWGTLKQGLPWMGIVKNRCKNGDHYWVNAYVTPIFENKQVVGFESVRIKPTAEQIRRAEALYQRLNSGKAAVPGRDKWLPVLQDWLPFIMVSQLSFLIGVWLNSHWGFALAAALSVPLGLLGLSWQQRGLKRLLRLAEQTTSDPLIAQMYTDSRGPQARLEMSILSQEARLKTCLTRLQDTAEHLNSQARQSDTLAQASSSGLERQRVETEQVATAINQMASTTQEVASHVQRTADATQQANELTRRGRNIASETREAIQRLSASVGETGLTVTQLAKDSDEIGGVVDVIKGIADQTNLLALNAAIEAARAGEMGRGFAVVADEVRQLAQRTTESTGQIHSLIAKLQQTANNAVQTMEVGRRQAEEGVEQVMEADKALVGISDAVANITDMATQIAAATEEQSSVAEEVSRNISTIAHLADQTSDEARRSATLSAELTHTANTQYSLVERFNR, from the coding sequence ATGCGAAATAACCAGCCCATCACCCAACGCGAACGGACGTTCCCGGCGCAACAACGGTTGATCTCGACCACCGACGCGCGCGGCGTGATCACCTATTGCAACGAAGCGTTCGTTGAAATCAGTGGTTTTTCCCACGATGAACTGATCAAAGCGCCACACAACACCGTGCGCCACCCTGACGTACCATCCGCGGTGTTCGAACACATGTGGGGCACCCTCAAACAGGGTCTGCCGTGGATGGGCATCGTCAAGAATCGCTGCAAAAACGGCGATCATTACTGGGTCAACGCTTACGTCACGCCGATCTTTGAGAACAAGCAGGTCGTCGGCTTTGAATCGGTGCGCATCAAGCCCACAGCCGAACAGATCCGTCGGGCGGAAGCGCTCTATCAACGCCTGAACAGCGGCAAGGCCGCCGTGCCGGGCCGCGATAAATGGCTGCCGGTGCTGCAGGACTGGTTGCCGTTCATCATGGTCAGCCAACTGAGCTTCCTGATCGGCGTGTGGCTCAACTCCCACTGGGGCTTTGCGCTGGCTGCCGCCCTCTCCGTGCCGCTGGGCCTGCTCGGCCTGAGCTGGCAGCAACGTGGCCTCAAGCGACTGCTGCGTCTGGCAGAACAGACCACGTCCGACCCGTTAATCGCGCAGATGTACACCGACAGCCGCGGCCCGCAAGCGCGCCTGGAAATGTCCATCCTGAGCCAGGAAGCGCGCCTGAAAACCTGCCTGACCCGGCTGCAGGACACGGCCGAACACCTGAACTCACAAGCCCGGCAGTCCGACACCCTGGCCCAGGCCAGCTCCAGCGGCCTGGAACGCCAACGCGTGGAAACCGAGCAAGTCGCCACGGCGATCAATCAGATGGCCTCGACCACTCAGGAAGTCGCCAGCCACGTACAACGCACCGCCGACGCCACCCAGCAAGCGAACGAACTGACCCGTCGCGGGCGCAACATCGCCAGCGAAACCCGTGAAGCCATTCAGCGTCTGTCCGCCTCGGTCGGCGAAACCGGCCTGACCGTGACTCAACTGGCCAAGGACAGCGACGAGATCGGCGGCGTGGTCGACGTGATCAAAGGCATCGCCGACCAGACCAACCTGCTCGCCCTCAACGCCGCCATCGAGGCTGCCCGTGCCGGTGAAATGGGCCGTGGTTTTGCCGTGGTCGCCGACGAAGTTCGTCAGTTGGCGCAGCGCACCACCGAATCCACCGGTCAGATCCATTCGCTGATCGCCAAACTGCAACAGACCGCCAACAACGCCGTGCAGACCATGGAAGTCGGTCGCCGTCAGGCCGAAGAAGGCGTCGAGCAGGTCATGGAAGCCGACAAGGCGCTGGTGGGCATCAGCGATGCCGTCGCCAACATCACCGACATGGCCACCCAGATCGCCGCCGCCACCGAAGAACAGAGCTCCGTGGCCGAAGAAGTCAGCCGCAACATCAGCACCATCGCCCACTTGGCCGACCAGACCTCCGACGAAGCCCGCCGCTCAGCCACCCTCAGCGCCGAACTGACCCACACCGCCAACACCCAATACTCCTTGGTGGAGCGATTCAACCGCTAA
- a CDS encoding CPBP family intramembrane glutamic endopeptidase gives MPALRWSTLTLLTLGYCIALVYGQLSTPVVVTFGLLIMAGICVSHFPHLGVRTLGHALFVALAAGLASHWLPGFFSARVITAVRFTPEAAPFSMYLNLDKPLIGFWVALACPWVFTAVALRRAVIATSVMLPVTTVLCLITAMSMSLIGWTPKWPAQGGIWALNNLLLVTLTEELIFRGYLQGGLTRLLKRVPYHQTLALLLASLAFGLSHLGAGWQWAVLAGIAGLGYGIAYRSGGLAAAVVTHFGLNLAHFSLFTYPMFDR, from the coding sequence ATGCCGGCGCTCCGCTGGAGCACACTGACGCTGCTCACCCTCGGTTACTGCATCGCGCTGGTGTACGGGCAATTGAGCACGCCCGTGGTCGTCACATTCGGGCTGTTGATCATGGCCGGGATTTGCGTCAGTCATTTCCCACACCTGGGTGTGCGCACGTTGGGTCATGCGCTGTTCGTCGCACTCGCTGCGGGCCTGGCCAGTCATTGGTTGCCCGGCTTTTTCAGTGCCCGTGTGATCACGGCCGTACGCTTCACCCCGGAAGCCGCGCCCTTTTCGATGTACCTCAACCTCGATAAACCCTTGATTGGCTTCTGGGTAGCGCTGGCCTGTCCCTGGGTGTTCACCGCCGTTGCCCTGCGCCGTGCCGTGATCGCCACGTCCGTGATGCTGCCTGTCACCACCGTCCTCTGCCTGATCACCGCAATGTCGATGAGCCTGATTGGCTGGACACCGAAATGGCCCGCGCAAGGCGGTATCTGGGCGTTGAACAACCTGTTGCTGGTCACCCTCACCGAAGAGCTGATTTTCCGGGGTTACCTGCAGGGAGGGCTGACCCGTTTGCTCAAACGCGTGCCATATCACCAGACGCTGGCCCTGCTCCTCGCCTCGCTGGCGTTTGGTCTGTCCCACCTCGGCGCAGGCTGGCAATGGGCCGTGCTGGCGGGCATCGCGGGGCTCGGCTATGGAATCGCCTACCGTTCTGGCGGGCTTGCGGCTGCGGTCGTTACCCACTTCGGGCTCAATCTCGCGCATTTCAGTCTATTCACGTACCCGATGTTCGATCGCTGA
- the acnA gene encoding aconitate hydratase AcnA has translation MPSLDSLKSLKTLDVNNKTYHYFSLPDAAKALGDLDKLPMSLKVLLENLLRWEDNQTVTGEDLKSIAAWLSERKSDREIQYRPARVLMQDFTGVPAVVDLAAMRAAVAKAGGDPQRINPLSPVDLVIDHSVMVDKFGDDKAFGENVDIEMQRNGERYAFLRWGQSAFDNFSVVPPGTGICHQVNLEYLGRTVWTKEEDGRTYAFPDTLVGTDSHTTMINGLGVLGWGVGGIEAEAAMLGQPVSMLIPEVIGFKLTGKLKEGITATDLVLTVTQMLRKKGVVGKFVEFYGDGLADLPLADRATIANMAPEYGATCGFFPVDDVTLEYLRLSGRPDDTVKLVEAYCKAQGLWRLPGQEPVFTDALELDMGSVVASLAGPKRPQDRVALPDVAQAFSDFLGLALKPTKHEESRLESEGGGGVAVGNAEQVGEAEYEFEGSTYRLKNGAVVIAAITSCTNTSNPSVMMAAGLLAKKAVEKGLQRKPWVKSSLAPGSKVVTDYYNAAGLTEYLDALGFDLVGYGCTTCIGNSGPLRDPIEKAIQQSDLTVASVLSGNRNFEGRVHPLVKTNWLASPPLVVAYALAGTVRIDLSSEPLGEGSDGQPVYLRDIWPTQKEIADAVMNVSTGMFHKEYAEVFAGDEQWQAIQVSKDPTYVWQDDSTYIQHPPFFEDVAGPLPVIADVQKARVLAILGDSVTTDHISPAGNIKADSPAGRYLRSKGVEPKDFNSYGSRRGNHEVMMRGTFANIRIRNEMLGNEEGGYTLHVPTGEKLPIYDAAMRYQQEGTPLVVIAGQEYGTGSSRDWAAKGTNLLGVKAVIAESFERIHRSNLVGMGVLPLQFKNGQSRKTLELTGKEVLNITGLTGATLQPGMNLTLQITRENGEQESVEVLCRIDTLNEVEYFKAGGILHYVLRQLIAS, from the coding sequence CCGACCGGGAAATCCAGTACCGTCCCGCGCGCGTACTGATGCAGGACTTCACCGGCGTGCCAGCCGTGGTCGACCTGGCGGCGATGCGCGCCGCCGTCGCCAAAGCAGGCGGCGATCCGCAACGCATCAACCCACTGTCTCCGGTGGACCTGGTGATCGACCACTCGGTGATGGTCGACAAGTTCGGCGATGACAAGGCCTTCGGCGAAAACGTCGACATCGAAATGCAGCGCAACGGCGAGCGTTATGCGTTCCTGCGCTGGGGTCAAAGTGCCTTCGATAACTTCAGCGTGGTGCCGCCGGGCACCGGTATCTGCCATCAGGTCAACCTCGAATACCTGGGCCGCACGGTGTGGACCAAGGAAGAAGACGGCCGCACCTATGCCTTCCCGGACACCCTCGTCGGCACCGATTCCCACACCACCATGATCAACGGCCTCGGCGTATTGGGCTGGGGCGTGGGCGGGATCGAGGCGGAAGCCGCCATGCTGGGCCAGCCGGTGTCGATGCTGATTCCCGAAGTGATCGGCTTCAAGCTGACCGGCAAGCTCAAAGAAGGCATCACCGCCACCGACCTGGTGCTGACCGTGACCCAGATGCTGCGCAAGAAAGGCGTGGTCGGCAAATTCGTCGAATTCTACGGCGACGGCCTGGCCGACCTGCCCTTGGCGGACCGCGCGACCATCGCCAACATGGCGCCGGAATACGGCGCCACCTGCGGTTTCTTCCCGGTTGATGACGTGACGCTGGAATACCTGCGCCTGTCGGGACGCCCGGACGATACGGTCAAGCTGGTCGAGGCCTATTGCAAGGCTCAGGGCCTGTGGCGTCTGCCCGGCCAGGAGCCGGTGTTCACGGACGCGCTTGAGCTGGACATGGGCTCGGTGGTTGCCAGCCTTGCCGGTCCGAAGCGTCCGCAAGACCGCGTTGCGCTGCCGGATGTTGCCCAAGCGTTCAGCGATTTCCTCGGTCTCGCCCTGAAACCCACCAAACATGAAGAAAGTCGCCTTGAAAGTGAAGGCGGCGGTGGCGTGGCGGTCGGTAACGCCGAACAAGTGGGCGAGGCGGAATACGAATTCGAGGGCAGCACCTATCGCCTGAAAAACGGCGCAGTGGTGATTGCCGCGATTACGTCCTGCACCAACACGTCAAACCCGAGCGTCATGATGGCCGCAGGGCTGCTGGCGAAAAAGGCCGTGGAGAAAGGCCTGCAGCGCAAGCCGTGGGTGAAGAGTTCACTGGCGCCCGGTTCGAAGGTGGTGACCGATTACTACAACGCCGCTGGGTTGACCGAGTACCTGGATGCTTTGGGTTTTGATCTGGTGGGTTACGGCTGCACGACCTGCATCGGCAACTCCGGCCCGCTCCGTGACCCGATCGAAAAAGCCATCCAGCAGTCTGACCTGACCGTTGCATCGGTGCTGTCAGGCAACCGCAACTTCGAGGGGCGCGTGCATCCGCTGGTGAAAACCAACTGGCTCGCGTCCCCGCCGCTGGTGGTGGCGTACGCGTTGGCGGGCACCGTGCGCATCGACCTGAGCAGCGAGCCGCTGGGCGAAGGCAGCGACGGCCAACCGGTGTACCTGCGCGACATCTGGCCGACGCAAAAGGAAATCGCCGACGCGGTGATGAACGTCAGCACGGGCATGTTCCACAAGGAATACGCCGAGGTGTTTGCCGGTGATGAGCAATGGCAGGCGATTCAGGTGTCGAAAGACCCGACCTACGTCTGGCAAGACGATTCCACCTACATTCAACATCCGCCGTTCTTCGAAGACGTGGCCGGGCCATTGCCTGTGATTGCCGACGTGCAGAAAGCGCGTGTTCTGGCGATCCTCGGCGACTCGGTGACCACCGACCACATCTCCCCGGCCGGTAACATCAAGGCCGACAGCCCGGCGGGCCGTTACCTGCGCAGCAAGGGTGTAGAGCCGAAAGACTTCAACTCCTATGGCTCGCGGCGCGGCAACCACGAAGTGATGATGCGCGGCACCTTCGCCAACATCCGCATTCGCAACGAAATGCTGGGTAACGAAGAAGGTGGCTACACCTTGCACGTCCCGACTGGCGAGAAACTGCCGATTTACGACGCCGCCATGCGCTATCAGCAGGAAGGCACGCCGTTGGTGGTCATCGCGGGTCAGGAATACGGGACTGGCTCCAGCCGCGACTGGGCGGCCAAAGGCACTAACCTGCTGGGCGTCAAAGCGGTGATCGCCGAGAGCTTCGAGCGCATCCACCGCTCTAACCTCGTCGGCATGGGCGTATTGCCGTTGCAATTCAAGAATGGCCAAAGCCGTAAAACGCTGGAGCTGACCGGTAAGGAGGTGCTGAACATCACCGGCCTGACCGGCGCCACCCTGCAACCGGGCATGAACCTGACCCTGCAGATCACCCGCGAGAATGGCGAACAGGAGAGCGTCGAGGTGCTGTGCCGCATCGACACCTTGAACGAGGTGGAATACTTCAAGGCCGGCGGCATTCTGCATTACGTATTGCGGCAGTTGATCGCTTCGTAA